Part of the Plutella xylostella chromosome 22, ilPluXylo3.1, whole genome shotgun sequence genome is shown below.
gataaaaagtagcctatgttctttcccagggtctagaccgtctgtataccaaatttcattcaaatctgttcagtagttttggcgtgaaagagtaacagacagacagacagacagacagacagaaagacagacagacacagttactttcgcatttataatattagtaaggaagTAAGGATTAAGTGTTTATATGAATATCTAACATTATTATTCCAATGTATTTGGTGCTTTTTACGTGTTCTAACtgataaagtatgcaatgactgaagtgaccatcttaatttggtcggctattcaaaggctgctaactgtaggctgctaacttcacacaCCTGCCAGTGGTACGGTTAGCAGATTCATTAGTcgatatacttatacttacctgCCGATCTCTAATTACTACCTAACTATCTAACGCTCTAGCATTGGGAACTAATAAAAGTCCAGTTGTATCAAAAACTCATTTATTTCTAAAAGACTCTTCAATTTGTTCCGTGGTCTTGCCCTTGGTTTCTGGAAGGAACAGCACACTGACAATAGCCCCCACGATGTTAATGACCGCGAAGAGGAAGAACGTAGAATGCATTCCTAGCATCATGGACACCGGAGCGAAGGTCTTCAGCTGGACGAAGGACATCAACCACCCGTAGCAGAGCATGTAGCCCATCACCCTGGATCGTATCTGCAAAGGAAGAGAAGggtttaggtacctactcaaaCATAAAGGAGCTACCTATGTGGAGGCTGAGGTCGTTTCCGTCAGAAACAGGCGTTTTTAGCGTTTTTTACATAAACTTCTAAACTCTTCTTAGATAGTTAAGTACTGGGAACTGGCATGtataggttttaaaaatttGAATTAGCATGTAGAGGAAACGTGGTAGTTTTGAGAAACACGATTTCAAAcagaagttatgttttttttcaattggccCATTACGTATCTATCTACGGATGGTTACGTAGATTCGACACCAACACACCCACCAACCTGAATAACGTATCTTATTCTCATAACTCCACTTCCACCATAAAAAACCCTTAAAATACCAACCTGAAAGTTGAGACTTTCCGCCATAACCACATAGGGCAGAGGCGCCACTCCGGACGAGTAAGAGAACACCGACACGATGATGACAACACCGGGCAGCCAGCCGGGCACCGAGTAGCCGTTCTGTTGCAGCATCATGATCGTGCCCAGGGTCACGAAGCAGAGCGAGCTGGTGGTCGCTGTCGTGACCATCAGCGGCTGGAAACCAATAGGGTAAATTAATACATGTAGGGAAGGAGGAAGGAGCCTTCTCGAGAGAGCTAAGTATCATCTGTAAGTCTGCTGGAACGAAACTTGCGACGGCGGGGCGCGGCGGTGCGACGCTATGTTAATGCATTTGATTACATCGCCGTCGCGCCGCCCCGCCGTCGCTGACGCTGAACCCGTCGCAAGTTTCGTACCCGCAGACTGGTAGGTGTATGGTAGGCATACGTATCGTATGTTGTCCAGCGCGTTCATTGTCAACGACACCCCCAAAAGGATGCCCCTGGGGTGTAGTTGACAAATAGCATTTGTTAACTAGAAACAACTAGAAAGAAATTACTTACGTTGATTTAcgtcaaaataatataagtctgtcattttttttcttatataagtataagaatttttccatatttatgtacatttaaTACCTCTATGTGGAAAGATGTGGGTTACTATGTGggaatgtaggtattgtacCTATCAAACAAAAACTTATCTCCGTTGTCAGTTCCTTCCTTCTGctgattatttaataatatagaaTATTTGAAGTAAGAAACTATTTGATAAGCAATCGTATAAGCCTTATTCAAATGTTTGCGTACCTATTAAATAGGATATGGGTAAGAAAGTATAATTTATGGTCGCACATTatctaaaacgtaaatatagaATTAAAACTCAGTTACGTAggcagtaggtacatattgaaACCGGCCTCTTTTAAACTGATTCAGtaattacctatgtaaaaCATTGTTACTTATAGGATGGTTGAGAATTACACCGCTGCTCTACAAATGAAATGGtgcaaaattattacaaacattTATACCTGCATGACAAACTCAACTCAGTGGCTGATGCCTAGTtccaccatagtctgttagatcattaaaatatattacctacatgtccatattaaattcttgacagatgtgaaGTACATTAGAACATTTCACGGGTAAGTATTAAGCATGCTGTTCAGCTGATTCTGTAGCTATCTACCACATTATGCAAGGGCCTTTTAGTTATACTTAAGTGATCTTTCGGAGTCTCCATTATACTAACCCGTCTTCCGAATCTCTCCACAAATGTCATGGACACCATGGCGCCAGCTATCATGACGACTGGGAAACTCATGGTCTGCAGGTCAGGGTTGATGGTCACTTTGAATTCCGCCATGATGATGGCAGCATACGATATCACGGCAAAATTGCCGCTTAACGCCTGAACCGTTAACATGGTGACCACCAAAGCGATGATTTTACGGTACACTCTGTtcttcactgtaaataataaataaaaatgttagttTGTAAACTTTAATCTAGGGATAAGTTTATTGGGCtaaaggtaggtatttttataaatctttTTTATTGCCTTCAAGATTTAAAACTGTATACTTTGTTAGGTTAGGTGAGGTTAGATGAGATGGGATGAGATGAGCGGAGAGCAGATATTTTTTCAACAGGACTTAGTTATTCATTCATGTTGTCTCCGCTTAGCTATTTACGCAAGTTTTTGATTATCTTCGTGGGAAATTTTCTTGCCATGGGTCAAATCAAAGGGGCCAAATTAAGTTCAATTGTggttcaatttaaaattatgtacctatataatgaGTTTGTTACAAGAGTATGAGAGAATGATCCTTCAGTATTTTCTATAATCCATTCAGTTGCTAAACTTCAAATACCTATGGTTCAAAGTTTTTTTACGCTgcaatatatattatgtcttACCTATAGAATATAACGTTATATCGGGCAATGATTTGAAATATTCAGCTCCATTCATTAGGTTCTTCACTTCAGCTTGAGTGCCCGCACTATCTTTGCTCAAACCTCTCAGGTATGCAACTGTTGCAGTTAATTCCtgtaacaaaacaatattcattttataaaactatttctgaaattatatttagatttttttaactcTTTACTGAAACATAAAGTTTCAcgtaataatgtatttaagtataataatacactcacgggaaatgaaaaagttccactcacaaaatttagACATGGAACGActcaattattttcaaacatataggtaatttaaaatattaacaaaatattattgtatttagttggtaggtaatatcctgatgctctgttaaatgtacttcaatgttgcagaaagcgtcattaagctagccatttccgttcaggagtattttggtgattttctcagtggaacctttcattgcccgtgagtgaaTTATCTGTGATGTATTGTGGAAGTATATCTGTAAAACGATCACGACTCGTCAACGCAAAACgacaaaatacaaacaaataaaagtgTACAGTTCCTCACCTTGGTCTTCCCTTGTTTAGCCAGGAACGACGGTGACTCAGGCGCTTTGAACAATGCCAACATGAGCAGCAAGGGAAGAGGAACAATGATCCAAAGTGTTAAATTGTAGTTTAGATACGTCCCCATTACAAACATGCTCAGTATTCCAATATTTTGCAACAGGCTGACCAAGGATCCTAAACTTCCTCTTATGTGGTCTTCGCTGATTTCTCTGATGTACATTGGGGTAATGACGTAAGCGCCAGCATTGGCTATACCACACACAGCCCTTGATACGATCAGATGCCATCCAGTGGTCGAGAAGAATGTCATGGTCCATGCTACCTGAAAAGTTAtacacacaaataaaaaataaaggaaTATACTGGACGAAATtaagtacacttgtccaaaattaataatgcacatgcagatgttcacacccgaatcattaaatcgtaagagccttaaaaaaacacttacattttgcaccttgtccgaaagaaataggagtcaatatcatgtgtcacataatcgaaaacaaccgatctgtcaaagatttctatgcgcattatcaattttggagtaCTGTAATAGTTGTCTTTGGCCCATTTTCTCATTTGAGCAAATCTACTTACGCATGAACTTAAGGTTCTGATTGCGTTGTTCTCCGTTGTTAAACCAACTAAATCATAAGTAAACGGAAACTATCATGGAACTTTTGAGGTTCGTACCAAAACTATGGGCCCGTTTGTGGAGTCACTTACCAATTGCACAAAACTGACGAGGATCAAAGCGGTTCGTCTGCCATATTTGTCGGCCAACATAGAGTAGAAAGGCGAGATGAAGCCAGCAGTTAAAGCCACGATGCTGACGCACCAGGATAGCTCCTCAGCAGTGATGGGCTTGTCCATCGGCGTGTCTGGGCCCTGAAGAACCTTGCCCATGGGGGAACCCCACCCGGCCCCCACCCCATATATGAACATGACTCCATTTACTAAAATAGAGGGAGTAAAGTTATTTATCCACTGTTTCAGGTAGTTCAGTTTATCGGGAGAAAAAGTTgtctatatttttgtaaattaaaagtaTTGTTGATGTTTtgatatgtaaaaaaataaatatgtaatatcaGGTCCTGAAAAGACACTCTCTggtatgaaaaaaataccactATGGTACTAGGCCCTAAAATCTCTTTGATATACATGTATTAAGTTATGTATATGTTATATTGTTGACGTTTGAAGCAAAATGCTtgcttaattttaattttatacactcaccagcaatgaaaaggttccagtgACAACAGCACTAAATTACTCGTAAATGGAAAAGATTTTCTTAATGGCTCCGTGTGCAAAATTGAAgttttaacagcgcatcaaaatattacaactaaaacgtatatatttttttgcaaatcataattgaaatgtttttaaaaaaatttggTATCGAAATTTTGTTAGTTATGGAACtgtttttattgctcgtgagtgtatcatCAAAGAACGTTCCCTCCATACAATAGAATCAGATGTAGCACTAAATTCCCAGCTGGAGccaaaacaaatatatatttattaagtgtGTTTACATGTAGACGTCAgtcattatgtatattatgtgtaagtacttaaggtTAATATTGTTTACCTAGAATTGCTGTAAGCCACTGTGAACATGTTGAACCCTTCAGTGCCGTTATGGTTTCACCTTTTTCTTGCATTTTGATATTGGtagacattaaatttatttgacctattttttatacttatctacacactttaaaatatttacatctaatgattttttttacacttaattttaattattccatattaaattctaacAAGATACTACTTCCGTTTCCCCTGTGTTTCACTTTTTAACTGAAGACATTATCTTGAAGGCACTGAACAAAagcaatatattatttacttgcaGATATCAGGCTTTGtttgaataataaatagagGGGAGAAACCATCACATAATATTTACCGACGAGGTTTCATCAGAAAGTGAAATGACTTCAAATGAATGTCACTTTACTGATCGATCTCACTAAAGAGTCAATTTGATTGGTTTATTGATCCGTATGTATCCGAGTAGTTAACTCAACTTTAACAATTACCAGATTTTAATCAACTTGACattctttttgttgttttttctctattatttgtCAATAAAtgtctttctttcttttctaaATTTAGTATCTGTTAAGAGAATCGCATCTTATCCCATATGCCCAGAACTAGTCATGTCATCAATTTATGTTATCGGATATGTGTGTGGTCTTCACATGCATTTAATGGTATTTAAATAGGttaaatttgtaaatatttttactaactgcaaaaagtgggtgcagcaatgcacctctgcctaccccgcaagggagtacattagtacaaggcgtgagtgtgtgtgtgtgtgtgttttactAACTGCCTCTCTGTATTCTAGTGGTCGAAGTTCTGCTATCTGCTATCTGCTCTGCATAACCCGGAGTCCAATTTCCGGGTTTGACCCTCTATTTGTGTCTCTAACTGTGGTTccaagtttggttaggacagaATGGCTGATCACCTGTTGTCCGAAGCAGTGGAGAAATGGTCCATGCTGTTGGATGGGCATGTATAAAGCAGTCGTTCCTAGGGCGTGATTaactaaatcgacgaacgaacgaacaagaattgtcacgcaatcggcacgcttaatgcaacaagatagagtcgtggttaaaTCTGCATATTTGTTGTTCAGAGCGCTGCGCTGTTCATTctttcgtcgatttagagagtgaccccccataACCTAGGGCCTCGATCACGAGTGCTGTCAACTCAAATCGCTAGCGTAATTCGATAGCAATCTGTATAAAAACTATGAAAAGTGACTACGTTGGCGTTGATCTTTTTCCATAttgtttgtgtagtatcgtACAACGCTAGCGTATTGTCACATCAGCCCGTGATAGACACATATAGCTCCCTCCAGCTGAGTTAGTCAATAAGatccattgggttatgagagtgatcgaacagagagtgctcctgtgttgTGTACTGCGCTTATTTGGGCACTACAATTCTAGAATCTTCTTCTGCATCGATGGTTGATCACAATGAGATTGGCTGTCGCGCCGTAGTAGGAATTCGGCTAGGACATAATTTTTGTCTTACTGCCGTACTCAGATACAGCATTTAACGtatgttcataaaaaaataactgatcacttttattttgtattgacatagtaagtttaaaaaaaaattaaagtaacCATTAAtagctgatttttcaatgatcAGATAAgggttatctgaggaataacaGTGATCATTTTGCGTCTGAATGTTTGcatttgacagtgacagcaacaaatttattcctcagataccgtgttgaccattgaaaaatcagccctaagttAATTAATGTCTCTGAGTAGGTACGGCAGTTAACCCTTTAACTGATGATGGCAATATATGTACGTGCCACCATCTTATAGGCCTGAGAATTCTAAAAGTTTATTCGATCTTGCTACTGGAAACGTCACTAATACATAGCTGAATGCacatcagtattttttttcttcaatcAAATCAATTAGCAGTgccaacattaaaaaaaaaaggcccttgaaaaaaaattgcctcatttcaaaagtacaaagtttatttaaaaatatctcatCAATCCTGCAGATAAAAATGTGAGTAACcttcttttttatataaacatgTAGTATAGAAGACGATATGAtcactatttataaaaaaaatcgacATTTTTTATTCGAATTTCCTTTTTTTTGTGGTGGCCATATATATGCCACTAtcaacttgtaggtacctacatggtGGCAATATAATGTACACCGCCAGTCCAAACCCCGGCAAAGCTCCGCTCCCTCCCTGCTTCCTCCAGACAACGATCCACAATGAAGCGGAACAAAGTCCCACCAGATGATGCCACCGCCCATGAGCCGGAAGACATGCCCGGCACTCCAGATGGCACGACTTCCGAAGATGACCCGGAAGGACCGGACCCAGAACAAGCTTCCACCCAAAACGATTCGGTGAGGGCACCCACAGGTGACGACGCTCCACCCAGCTCGACGGCACCACCGTCCCCACCCCCACCAGCCTGCCAATCTCCCCCACCCACCAGACCCCCAAGCACCTCAAGACCAACACCAGAGACTCCACACCGAAGTCCCCCAGCCACAAGACCCCAGAGTGCCTCAACATCTGCACCAACATCTCACCAACATCAAAGCCGCCCAGCTACAAGAGCACCAAGCAACGCAGAACCAACCGCATCCCCCAACACACCAGACAGGCCAGACGAAAATGAACCCCCGGACCCCCCGTCCCCAGACCCAGACTCGGACGAAGATGAGACCGACTGGAAAAAACAAGAATGGACCCAGAAACCAGATCAGCCACCCTGACACACCGAAAGTTCAATCCCCAAAACAGCCTCCAAACAGAACGAAACCTCCGACCCACCCCTCTCCACTCTTCAGCGATGACGCACCAAACACCACTGTGGACCAAACCAATTTATACCAAGCCATGATTTCTTCTTTAGTGGTTGGTGTATAATTTCTCGATCCTACTTGTACAGCGTATAAATTAGTTTGGTCCACAACAATGTCCAGCACGTCATCACCAAAGAACAAAGAAAAGCAGGTCAGAGGCCCCGCTCCGCCCGGAAGCCGCTCCGAAGACCGAACCCTCGGAGCACCAAAGCAGCCGAGATCCGGCCCCCGGGTCCACTCCTGCTCCCCCCAACCAGTCCCATCCTCACCCGAATCCGAAGACGAGAAATCCGAAAGCTCACCCCCATCCAACCCATCCGGCATGCTAGAGGATGCAACCGGCTCCGCGCCACCCGGCACTCCCGCAGCCGAGCGGCCCCGACGCCGGGGAGACACCAGTGCAGACACCGAAGCACCCCGAGGTCCTGCAGCCGAAAGACCTCGACACAGAGCCTCCGGTGCCTATCCCGAAGCGCCCGGAAGTCCAGCAAGTGAAGGAGACCGACAAGCCGATGAGGACGGAGACGACAGCGCCGCCGAACCAAGCAGAACGCCACCACCTGCAAGCACCCTCACCAAACCACCCCGGGCAGAAACCCGTTCCGAATACGACTCCCCCAAACCATCCCCAGAAACCGCACCATCCGGAACACCAAACGCGTCCCCCAACTCATGGGCAACAGCATCATCCGACAAGACCCCACTCCGCCTCACTCCACTCATTGCAGATCACTATCCAaaagaaacaaagaaaaaacaaaactccACCAAAGTTCAAACCGGCAGTGTACATTATATTGCCaccatgtttttttcatatgaaatatatatattttttatatttttttcgaattttaatAAAGCTTTACATATATAACCCATACCCA
Proteins encoded:
- the LOC105385586 gene encoding facilitated trehalose transporter Tret1 — its product is MSTNIKMQEKGETITALKGSTCSQWLTAILVNGVMFIYGVGAGWGSPMGKVLQGPDTPMDKPITAEELSWCVSIVALTAGFISPFYSMLADKYGRRTALILVSFVQLVAWTMTFFSTTGWHLIVSRAVCGIANAGAYVITPMYIREISEDHIRGSLGSLVSLLQNIGILSMFVMGTYLNYNLTLWIIVPLPLLLMLALFKAPESPSFLAKQGKTKELTATVAYLRGLSKDSAGTQAEVKNLMNGAEYFKSLPDITLYSIVKNRVYRKIIALVVTMLTVQALSGNFAVISYAAIIMAEFKVTINPDLQTMSFPVVMIAGAMVSMTFVERFGRRPLMVTTATTSSLCFVTLGTIMMLQQNGYSVPGWLPGVVIIVSVFSYSSGVAPLPYVVMAESLNFQIRSRVMGYMLCYGWLMSFVQLKTFAPVSMMLGMHSTFFLFAVINIVGAIVSVLFLPETKGKTTEQIEESFRNK
- the LOC125490284 gene encoding proline-rich receptor-like protein kinase PERK9 translates to MSSTSSPKNKEKQVRGPAPPGSRSEDRTLGAPKQPRSGPRVHSCSPQPVPSSPESEDEKSESSPPSNPSGMLEDATGSAPPGTPAAERPRRRGDTSADTEAPRGPAAERPRHRASGAYPEAPGSPASEGDRQADEDGDDSAAEPSRTPPPASTLTKPPRAETRSEYDSPKPSPETAPSGTPNASPNSWATASSDKTPLRLTPLIADHYPKETKKKQNSTKVQTGSFDV